One Cervus elaphus chromosome 27, mCerEla1.1, whole genome shotgun sequence genomic region harbors:
- the MBD1 gene encoding methyl-CpG-binding domain protein 1 isoform X10 has translation MAEDWLDCPALGPGWKRREVFRKSGATCGRSDTYYQSPTGDRIRSKVELTRYLGPACDLTLFDFKQGVLCYPSPKDHSLAITSRKRKKPSKPAKARKCQVGPQKSEVRKETPRDDTKADTDTVPASLPAPGCCENCGISFSGDGTRRQRLKTLCKDCRAQRIAFNREQRMFKRVGCGECTACQVKEDCGACSTCLLQLPRDVASGLFCKCERRRCLRIVERSRGCGVCRGCQTREDCGRCRVCLRPPRPGLRRQWKCVQRRCLRGKHGRRRGGCDSKVVPRRRPPRAQSPPPPPPPQPPESPELHPRALAPSPPAEFIYYCVDEDELQPYTNRRQNRKCGACAACLRRMDCGHCDFCCDKPKFGGSNQKRQKCRWRQCLQFAMKRLLPSVWAESEDGASPPPAHPRRKRPGSTRRPHLGQTLKPPLATPTAQPDRAQTPVKEEAGGGFVLPPPGTDLVFLREGASSPVPVPGPASAATEARLQEAQCPGLSWVVALPQVKQEKADAQEDWTPGSAILTSPVLLPGCPSKAVDPGLPSVKQEPPDPEEDKEDNKDDSTSDLAPEEEAGGAGTPVITEIFSLGGSRLRDTAVWLPRAGNREGKMDVKCGRRRTYWRPQAQAGNRKDGLEAMSASHHLQLR, from the exons ATGGCTGAGGACTGGCTGGACTGCCCAGCCCTGGGCCCCGGCTGGAAGCGCCGTGAGGTTTTTCGCAAGTCAGGTGCCACCTGCGGACGCTCAGACACCTACTACCAGAG CCCCACAGGAGACAGGATCCGAAGCAAAGTTGAGCTGACCCGATACCTGGGCCCTGCATGTGATCTCACCCTCTTTGACTTCAAACAAGGCGTCCTCTGCTATCCATCCCCCAAG GACCATTCCTTGGCCATCACCAGCAGGAAGCGGAAGAAGCCTTCGAAGCCAGCCAAGGCTCGGAAGTGTCAGGTTGGACCTCAGAAGAGTGAAGTCAGGAAGGAGACACCAAGGGATGACACCAAGGCTGACACTGACACAGTCCCAGCTTCACTTCCTGCACCTGG GTGCTGTGAGAACTGTGGAATCAGCTTTTCAGGAGATGGTACCCGAAGGCAGCGGCTCAAGACTTTATGCAAGGACTGCCGAG CACAGAGGATTGCTTTCAATCGGGAGCAGAGGATGTTTAAG CGTGTGGGCTGTGGGGAGTGCACGGCCTGCCAGGTGAAGGAAGACTGCGGGGCCTGCTCCACCTGCCTCCTGCAGCTGCCCCGCGATGTGGCCTCGGGGCTGTTCTGCAAGTGTGAGCGAAGACGGTGCCTCCGAATTGTGGAAAGG AGCCGAGGGTGTGGCGTGTGCCGGGGCTGTCAGACCCGAGAGGACTGTGGCCGCTGTCGAGTCTGCCTTCGCCCTCCCCGCCCTGGGCTCCGGCGCCAGTGGAAGTGCGTCCAGCGGCGCTGCCTCCGG GGTAAACATGGCCGCCGCAGGGGAGGCTGCGACTCCAAGGTGGTGCCCCGGCGGCGTCCACCCCGAGCCCAGTCACCGCCTCCACCTCCTCCACCGCAGCCTCCAGAGTCTCCAGAGCTG CACCCCAGAGCCCTGGCCCCCTCGCCACCTGCTGAATTCATCTATTACTGTGTAGACGAGGACGAGCTA CAGCCTTACACAAACCGTCGGCAGAACCGCAAATGTGGGGCCTGTGCAGCCTGCCTGCGGCGGATGGACTGTGGCCACTGCGACTTCTGCTGTGACAAGCCCAAATTCGGGGGCAGCAACCAGAAGCGCCAGAAGTGTCGCTGGCGCCAGTGCCTGCAGTTTGCTATG AAGCGGCTCCTGCCAAGTGTCTGGGCAGAGTCCGAAGATGGGGCATCGCCGCCCCCAGCTCACCCTCGTCGAAAGAGGCCTGGCTCTACTCGAAGGCCCCATCTGGGTCAGACTCTGAAGCCTCCCTTGGCCACACCCACAGCTCAACCAGACCGAGCCCAGACTCCAGTGAAGGAGGAAGCGGGCGGCGGCTTTGTGCTGCCCCCACCTGGCACTGACCTTGTGTTCTTACGGGAGGGTGCGAGCAGCCCCGTGCCAGTGCCTGGCCCAGCCTCGGCTGCCACAGAAGCTCGGCTGCAG GAGGCCCAGTGCCCTGGCCTGAGTTGGGTTGTGGCCTTACCCCAGGTGAAGCAAGAGAAGGCGGATGCCCAGGAAGACTGGACACCGGGCTCAGCCATCCTGACTTCTCCTGTATTGCTGCCCGGCTGCCCCAGCAAG GCAGTAGACCCAGGCCTGCCATCAGTGAAGCAAGAGCCACCTGACCCTGAGGAGGACAAGGAGGACAACAAGGATGACTCCACCTCTGACTTGGccccagaggaggaggcaggaggggctggCACGCCCGTG ATCACGGAGATTTTCAGCCTGGGTGGATCCCGCCTCCGGGACACAGCAGTCTGGTTGCCAAG GGCAGGCAATCGGGAAGGGAAGATGGATGTAAAATGTGGGAGACGGAGGACATACTGGCGCCcacaagcacaagctggaaaccgCAAGGATGGCCTGGAAGCCATGTCAGCCTCTCACCACCTCCAGCTTCGATGA
- the MBD1 gene encoding methyl-CpG-binding domain protein 1 isoform X5, with protein MAEDWLDCPALGPGWKRREVFRKSGATCGRSDTYYQSPTGDRIRSKVELTRYLGPACDLTLFDFKQGVLCYPSPKDHSLAITSRKRKKPSKPAKARKCQVGPQKSEVRKETPRDDTKADTDTVPASLPAPGCCENCGISFSGDGTRRQRLKTLCKDCRAQRIAFNREQRMFKRVGCGECTACQVKEDCGACSTCLLQLPRDVASGLFCKCERRRCLRIVERSRGCGVCRGCQTREDCGRCRVCLRPPRPGLRRQWKCVQRRCLRHLAHRLRRHHQRCQRRPPLAVAPPAGKHGRRRGGCDSKVVPRRRPPRAQSPPPPPPPQPPESPELHPRALAPSPPAEFIYYCVDEDELQPYTNRRQNRKCGACAACLRRMDCGHCDFCCDKPKFGGSNQKRQKCRWRQCLQFAMKRLLPSVWAESEDGASPPPAHPRRKRPGSTRRPHLGQTLKPPLATPTAQPDRAQTPVKEEAGGGFVLPPPGTDLVFLREGASSPVPVPGPASAATEARLQEAQCPGLSWVVALPQVKQEKADAQEDWTPGSAILTSPVLLPGCPSKAVDPGLPSVKQEPPDPEEDKEDNKDDSTSDLAPEEEAGGAGTPVITEIFSLGGSRLRDTAVWLPRAGNREGKMDVKCGRRRTYWRPQAQAGNRKDGLEAMSASHHLQLR; from the exons ATGGCTGAGGACTGGCTGGACTGCCCAGCCCTGGGCCCCGGCTGGAAGCGCCGTGAGGTTTTTCGCAAGTCAGGTGCCACCTGCGGACGCTCAGACACCTACTACCAGAG CCCCACAGGAGACAGGATCCGAAGCAAAGTTGAGCTGACCCGATACCTGGGCCCTGCATGTGATCTCACCCTCTTTGACTTCAAACAAGGCGTCCTCTGCTATCCATCCCCCAAG GACCATTCCTTGGCCATCACCAGCAGGAAGCGGAAGAAGCCTTCGAAGCCAGCCAAGGCTCGGAAGTGTCAGGTTGGACCTCAGAAGAGTGAAGTCAGGAAGGAGACACCAAGGGATGACACCAAGGCTGACACTGACACAGTCCCAGCTTCACTTCCTGCACCTGG GTGCTGTGAGAACTGTGGAATCAGCTTTTCAGGAGATGGTACCCGAAGGCAGCGGCTCAAGACTTTATGCAAGGACTGCCGAG CACAGAGGATTGCTTTCAATCGGGAGCAGAGGATGTTTAAG CGTGTGGGCTGTGGGGAGTGCACGGCCTGCCAGGTGAAGGAAGACTGCGGGGCCTGCTCCACCTGCCTCCTGCAGCTGCCCCGCGATGTGGCCTCGGGGCTGTTCTGCAAGTGTGAGCGAAGACGGTGCCTCCGAATTGTGGAAAGG AGCCGAGGGTGTGGCGTGTGCCGGGGCTGTCAGACCCGAGAGGACTGTGGCCGCTGTCGAGTCTGCCTTCGCCCTCCCCGCCCTGGGCTCCGGCGCCAGTGGAAGTGCGTCCAGCGGCGCTGCCTCCGG CACCTTGCCCACCGCCTCCGTCGCCACCATCAGCGATGTCAACGACGCCCTCCCCTCGCTGTGGCTCCCCCTGCT GGTAAACATGGCCGCCGCAGGGGAGGCTGCGACTCCAAGGTGGTGCCCCGGCGGCGTCCACCCCGAGCCCAGTCACCGCCTCCACCTCCTCCACCGCAGCCTCCAGAGTCTCCAGAGCTG CACCCCAGAGCCCTGGCCCCCTCGCCACCTGCTGAATTCATCTATTACTGTGTAGACGAGGACGAGCTA CAGCCTTACACAAACCGTCGGCAGAACCGCAAATGTGGGGCCTGTGCAGCCTGCCTGCGGCGGATGGACTGTGGCCACTGCGACTTCTGCTGTGACAAGCCCAAATTCGGGGGCAGCAACCAGAAGCGCCAGAAGTGTCGCTGGCGCCAGTGCCTGCAGTTTGCTATG AAGCGGCTCCTGCCAAGTGTCTGGGCAGAGTCCGAAGATGGGGCATCGCCGCCCCCAGCTCACCCTCGTCGAAAGAGGCCTGGCTCTACTCGAAGGCCCCATCTGGGTCAGACTCTGAAGCCTCCCTTGGCCACACCCACAGCTCAACCAGACCGAGCCCAGACTCCAGTGAAGGAGGAAGCGGGCGGCGGCTTTGTGCTGCCCCCACCTGGCACTGACCTTGTGTTCTTACGGGAGGGTGCGAGCAGCCCCGTGCCAGTGCCTGGCCCAGCCTCGGCTGCCACAGAAGCTCGGCTGCAG GAGGCCCAGTGCCCTGGCCTGAGTTGGGTTGTGGCCTTACCCCAGGTGAAGCAAGAGAAGGCGGATGCCCAGGAAGACTGGACACCGGGCTCAGCCATCCTGACTTCTCCTGTATTGCTGCCCGGCTGCCCCAGCAAG GCAGTAGACCCAGGCCTGCCATCAGTGAAGCAAGAGCCACCTGACCCTGAGGAGGACAAGGAGGACAACAAGGATGACTCCACCTCTGACTTGGccccagaggaggaggcaggaggggctggCACGCCCGTG ATCACGGAGATTTTCAGCCTGGGTGGATCCCGCCTCCGGGACACAGCAGTCTGGTTGCCAAG GGCAGGCAATCGGGAAGGGAAGATGGATGTAAAATGTGGGAGACGGAGGACATACTGGCGCCcacaagcacaagctggaaaccgCAAGGATGGCCTGGAAGCCATGTCAGCCTCTCACCACCTCCAGCTTCGATGA
- the MBD1 gene encoding methyl-CpG-binding domain protein 1 isoform X21, whose protein sequence is MAEDWLDCPALGPGWKRREVFRKSGATCGRSDTYYQSPTGDRIRSKVELTRYLGPACDLTLFDFKQGVLCYPSPKDHSLAITSRKRKKPSKPAKARKCQVGPQKSEVRKETPRDDTKADTDTVPASLPAPGCCENCGISFSGDGTRRQRLKTLCKDCRAQRIAFNREQRMFKRVGCGECTACQVKEDCGACSTCLLQLPRDVASGLFCKCERRRCLRIVERSRGCGVCRGCQTREDCGRCRVCLRPPRPGLRRQWKCVQRRCLRGKHGRRRGGCDSKVVPRRRPPRAQSPPPPPPPQPPESPELHPRALAPSPPAEFIYYCVDEDELQPYTNRRQNRKCGACAACLRRMDCGHCDFCCDKPKFGGSNQKRQKCRWRQCLQFAMKRLLPSVWAESEDGASPPPAHPRRKRPGSTRRPHLGQTLKPPLATPTAQPDRAQTPVKEEAGGGFVLPPPGTDLVFLREGASSPVPVPGPASAATEARLQAVDPGLPSVKQEPPDPEEDKEDNKDDSTSDLAPEEEAGGAGTPVITEIFSLGGSRLRDTAVWLPRSKDLKKPGGRKQ, encoded by the exons ATGGCTGAGGACTGGCTGGACTGCCCAGCCCTGGGCCCCGGCTGGAAGCGCCGTGAGGTTTTTCGCAAGTCAGGTGCCACCTGCGGACGCTCAGACACCTACTACCAGAG CCCCACAGGAGACAGGATCCGAAGCAAAGTTGAGCTGACCCGATACCTGGGCCCTGCATGTGATCTCACCCTCTTTGACTTCAAACAAGGCGTCCTCTGCTATCCATCCCCCAAG GACCATTCCTTGGCCATCACCAGCAGGAAGCGGAAGAAGCCTTCGAAGCCAGCCAAGGCTCGGAAGTGTCAGGTTGGACCTCAGAAGAGTGAAGTCAGGAAGGAGACACCAAGGGATGACACCAAGGCTGACACTGACACAGTCCCAGCTTCACTTCCTGCACCTGG GTGCTGTGAGAACTGTGGAATCAGCTTTTCAGGAGATGGTACCCGAAGGCAGCGGCTCAAGACTTTATGCAAGGACTGCCGAG CACAGAGGATTGCTTTCAATCGGGAGCAGAGGATGTTTAAG CGTGTGGGCTGTGGGGAGTGCACGGCCTGCCAGGTGAAGGAAGACTGCGGGGCCTGCTCCACCTGCCTCCTGCAGCTGCCCCGCGATGTGGCCTCGGGGCTGTTCTGCAAGTGTGAGCGAAGACGGTGCCTCCGAATTGTGGAAAGG AGCCGAGGGTGTGGCGTGTGCCGGGGCTGTCAGACCCGAGAGGACTGTGGCCGCTGTCGAGTCTGCCTTCGCCCTCCCCGCCCTGGGCTCCGGCGCCAGTGGAAGTGCGTCCAGCGGCGCTGCCTCCGG GGTAAACATGGCCGCCGCAGGGGAGGCTGCGACTCCAAGGTGGTGCCCCGGCGGCGTCCACCCCGAGCCCAGTCACCGCCTCCACCTCCTCCACCGCAGCCTCCAGAGTCTCCAGAGCTG CACCCCAGAGCCCTGGCCCCCTCGCCACCTGCTGAATTCATCTATTACTGTGTAGACGAGGACGAGCTA CAGCCTTACACAAACCGTCGGCAGAACCGCAAATGTGGGGCCTGTGCAGCCTGCCTGCGGCGGATGGACTGTGGCCACTGCGACTTCTGCTGTGACAAGCCCAAATTCGGGGGCAGCAACCAGAAGCGCCAGAAGTGTCGCTGGCGCCAGTGCCTGCAGTTTGCTATG AAGCGGCTCCTGCCAAGTGTCTGGGCAGAGTCCGAAGATGGGGCATCGCCGCCCCCAGCTCACCCTCGTCGAAAGAGGCCTGGCTCTACTCGAAGGCCCCATCTGGGTCAGACTCTGAAGCCTCCCTTGGCCACACCCACAGCTCAACCAGACCGAGCCCAGACTCCAGTGAAGGAGGAAGCGGGCGGCGGCTTTGTGCTGCCCCCACCTGGCACTGACCTTGTGTTCTTACGGGAGGGTGCGAGCAGCCCCGTGCCAGTGCCTGGCCCAGCCTCGGCTGCCACAGAAGCTCGGCTGCAG GCAGTAGACCCAGGCCTGCCATCAGTGAAGCAAGAGCCACCTGACCCTGAGGAGGACAAGGAGGACAACAAGGATGACTCCACCTCTGACTTGGccccagaggaggaggcaggaggggctggCACGCCCGTG ATCACGGAGATTTTCAGCCTGGGTGGATCCCGCCTCCGGGACACAGCAGTCTGGTTGCCAAG GTCCAAGGACCTTAAAAAACCTGGAGGTAGAAAGCAGTAG
- the MBD1 gene encoding methyl-CpG-binding domain protein 1 isoform X23, with translation MAEDWLDCPALGPGWKRREVFRKSGATCGRSDTYYQSPTGDRIRSKVELTRYLGPACDLTLFDFKQGVLCYPSPKDHSLAITSRKRKKPSKPAKARKCQVGPQKSEVRKETPRDDTKADTDTVPASLPAPGCCENCGISFSGDGTRRQRLKTLCKDCRAQRIAFNREQRMFKRVGCGECTACQVKEDCGACSTCLLQLPRDVASGLFCKCERRRCLRIVERSRGCGVCRGCQTREDCGRCRVCLRPPRPGLRRQWKCVQRRCLRGKHGRRRGGCDSKVVPRRRPPRAQSPPPPPPPQPPESPELHPRALAPSPPAEFIYYCVDEDELQPYTNRRQNRKCGACAACLRRMDCGHCDFCCDKPKFGGSNQKRQKCRWRQCLQFAMKRLLPSVWAESEDGASPPPAHPRRKRPGSTRRPHLGQTLKPPLATPTAQPDRAQTPVKEEAGGGFVLPPPGTDLVFLREGASSPVPVPGPASAATEARLQAVDPGLPSVKQEPPDPEEDKEDNKDDSTSDLAPEEEAGGAGTPVITEIFSLGGSRLRDTAVWLPRAGNREGKMDVKCGRRRTYWRPQAQAGNRKDGLEAMSASHHLQLR, from the exons ATGGCTGAGGACTGGCTGGACTGCCCAGCCCTGGGCCCCGGCTGGAAGCGCCGTGAGGTTTTTCGCAAGTCAGGTGCCACCTGCGGACGCTCAGACACCTACTACCAGAG CCCCACAGGAGACAGGATCCGAAGCAAAGTTGAGCTGACCCGATACCTGGGCCCTGCATGTGATCTCACCCTCTTTGACTTCAAACAAGGCGTCCTCTGCTATCCATCCCCCAAG GACCATTCCTTGGCCATCACCAGCAGGAAGCGGAAGAAGCCTTCGAAGCCAGCCAAGGCTCGGAAGTGTCAGGTTGGACCTCAGAAGAGTGAAGTCAGGAAGGAGACACCAAGGGATGACACCAAGGCTGACACTGACACAGTCCCAGCTTCACTTCCTGCACCTGG GTGCTGTGAGAACTGTGGAATCAGCTTTTCAGGAGATGGTACCCGAAGGCAGCGGCTCAAGACTTTATGCAAGGACTGCCGAG CACAGAGGATTGCTTTCAATCGGGAGCAGAGGATGTTTAAG CGTGTGGGCTGTGGGGAGTGCACGGCCTGCCAGGTGAAGGAAGACTGCGGGGCCTGCTCCACCTGCCTCCTGCAGCTGCCCCGCGATGTGGCCTCGGGGCTGTTCTGCAAGTGTGAGCGAAGACGGTGCCTCCGAATTGTGGAAAGG AGCCGAGGGTGTGGCGTGTGCCGGGGCTGTCAGACCCGAGAGGACTGTGGCCGCTGTCGAGTCTGCCTTCGCCCTCCCCGCCCTGGGCTCCGGCGCCAGTGGAAGTGCGTCCAGCGGCGCTGCCTCCGG GGTAAACATGGCCGCCGCAGGGGAGGCTGCGACTCCAAGGTGGTGCCCCGGCGGCGTCCACCCCGAGCCCAGTCACCGCCTCCACCTCCTCCACCGCAGCCTCCAGAGTCTCCAGAGCTG CACCCCAGAGCCCTGGCCCCCTCGCCACCTGCTGAATTCATCTATTACTGTGTAGACGAGGACGAGCTA CAGCCTTACACAAACCGTCGGCAGAACCGCAAATGTGGGGCCTGTGCAGCCTGCCTGCGGCGGATGGACTGTGGCCACTGCGACTTCTGCTGTGACAAGCCCAAATTCGGGGGCAGCAACCAGAAGCGCCAGAAGTGTCGCTGGCGCCAGTGCCTGCAGTTTGCTATG AAGCGGCTCCTGCCAAGTGTCTGGGCAGAGTCCGAAGATGGGGCATCGCCGCCCCCAGCTCACCCTCGTCGAAAGAGGCCTGGCTCTACTCGAAGGCCCCATCTGGGTCAGACTCTGAAGCCTCCCTTGGCCACACCCACAGCTCAACCAGACCGAGCCCAGACTCCAGTGAAGGAGGAAGCGGGCGGCGGCTTTGTGCTGCCCCCACCTGGCACTGACCTTGTGTTCTTACGGGAGGGTGCGAGCAGCCCCGTGCCAGTGCCTGGCCCAGCCTCGGCTGCCACAGAAGCTCGGCTGCAG GCAGTAGACCCAGGCCTGCCATCAGTGAAGCAAGAGCCACCTGACCCTGAGGAGGACAAGGAGGACAACAAGGATGACTCCACCTCTGACTTGGccccagaggaggaggcaggaggggctggCACGCCCGTG ATCACGGAGATTTTCAGCCTGGGTGGATCCCGCCTCCGGGACACAGCAGTCTGGTTGCCAAG GGCAGGCAATCGGGAAGGGAAGATGGATGTAAAATGTGGGAGACGGAGGACATACTGGCGCCcacaagcacaagctggaaaccgCAAGGATGGCCTGGAAGCCATGTCAGCCTCTCACCACCTCCAGCTTCGATGA
- the MBD1 gene encoding methyl-CpG-binding domain protein 1 isoform X17, protein MAEDWLDCPALGPGWKRREVFRKSGATCGRSDTYYQSPTGDRIRSKVELTRYLGPACDLTLFDFKQGVLCYPSPKDHSLAITSRKRKKPSKPAKARKCQVGPQKSEVRKETPRDDTKADTDTVPASLPAPGCCENCGISFSGDGTRRQRLKTLCKDCRAQRIAFNREQRMFKRVGCGECTACQVKEDCGACSTCLLQLPRDVASGLFCKCERRRCLRIVERSRGCGVCRGCQTREDCGRCRVCLRPPRPGLRRQWKCVQRRCLRGKHGRRRGGCDSKVVPRRRPPRAQSPPPPPPPQPPESPELHPRALAPSPPAEFIYYCVDEDELQPYTNRRQNRKCGACAACLRRMDCGHCDFCCDKPKFGGSNQKRQKCRWRQCLQFAMKRLLPSVWAESEDGASPPPAHPRRKRPGSTRRPHLGQTLKPPLATPTAQPDRAQTPVKEEAGGGFVLPPPGTDLVFLREGASSPVPVPGPASAATEARLQEAQCPGLSWVVALPQVKQEKADAQEDWTPGSAILTSPVLLPGCPSKAVDPGLPSVKQEPPDPEEDKEDNKDDSTSDLAPEEEAGGAGTPVITEIFSLGGSRLRDTAVWLPRSKDLKKPGGRKQ, encoded by the exons ATGGCTGAGGACTGGCTGGACTGCCCAGCCCTGGGCCCCGGCTGGAAGCGCCGTGAGGTTTTTCGCAAGTCAGGTGCCACCTGCGGACGCTCAGACACCTACTACCAGAG CCCCACAGGAGACAGGATCCGAAGCAAAGTTGAGCTGACCCGATACCTGGGCCCTGCATGTGATCTCACCCTCTTTGACTTCAAACAAGGCGTCCTCTGCTATCCATCCCCCAAG GACCATTCCTTGGCCATCACCAGCAGGAAGCGGAAGAAGCCTTCGAAGCCAGCCAAGGCTCGGAAGTGTCAGGTTGGACCTCAGAAGAGTGAAGTCAGGAAGGAGACACCAAGGGATGACACCAAGGCTGACACTGACACAGTCCCAGCTTCACTTCCTGCACCTGG GTGCTGTGAGAACTGTGGAATCAGCTTTTCAGGAGATGGTACCCGAAGGCAGCGGCTCAAGACTTTATGCAAGGACTGCCGAG CACAGAGGATTGCTTTCAATCGGGAGCAGAGGATGTTTAAG CGTGTGGGCTGTGGGGAGTGCACGGCCTGCCAGGTGAAGGAAGACTGCGGGGCCTGCTCCACCTGCCTCCTGCAGCTGCCCCGCGATGTGGCCTCGGGGCTGTTCTGCAAGTGTGAGCGAAGACGGTGCCTCCGAATTGTGGAAAGG AGCCGAGGGTGTGGCGTGTGCCGGGGCTGTCAGACCCGAGAGGACTGTGGCCGCTGTCGAGTCTGCCTTCGCCCTCCCCGCCCTGGGCTCCGGCGCCAGTGGAAGTGCGTCCAGCGGCGCTGCCTCCGG GGTAAACATGGCCGCCGCAGGGGAGGCTGCGACTCCAAGGTGGTGCCCCGGCGGCGTCCACCCCGAGCCCAGTCACCGCCTCCACCTCCTCCACCGCAGCCTCCAGAGTCTCCAGAGCTG CACCCCAGAGCCCTGGCCCCCTCGCCACCTGCTGAATTCATCTATTACTGTGTAGACGAGGACGAGCTA CAGCCTTACACAAACCGTCGGCAGAACCGCAAATGTGGGGCCTGTGCAGCCTGCCTGCGGCGGATGGACTGTGGCCACTGCGACTTCTGCTGTGACAAGCCCAAATTCGGGGGCAGCAACCAGAAGCGCCAGAAGTGTCGCTGGCGCCAGTGCCTGCAGTTTGCTATG AAGCGGCTCCTGCCAAGTGTCTGGGCAGAGTCCGAAGATGGGGCATCGCCGCCCCCAGCTCACCCTCGTCGAAAGAGGCCTGGCTCTACTCGAAGGCCCCATCTGGGTCAGACTCTGAAGCCTCCCTTGGCCACACCCACAGCTCAACCAGACCGAGCCCAGACTCCAGTGAAGGAGGAAGCGGGCGGCGGCTTTGTGCTGCCCCCACCTGGCACTGACCTTGTGTTCTTACGGGAGGGTGCGAGCAGCCCCGTGCCAGTGCCTGGCCCAGCCTCGGCTGCCACAGAAGCTCGGCTGCAG GAGGCCCAGTGCCCTGGCCTGAGTTGGGTTGTGGCCTTACCCCAGGTGAAGCAAGAGAAGGCGGATGCCCAGGAAGACTGGACACCGGGCTCAGCCATCCTGACTTCTCCTGTATTGCTGCCCGGCTGCCCCAGCAAG GCAGTAGACCCAGGCCTGCCATCAGTGAAGCAAGAGCCACCTGACCCTGAGGAGGACAAGGAGGACAACAAGGATGACTCCACCTCTGACTTGGccccagaggaggaggcaggaggggctggCACGCCCGTG ATCACGGAGATTTTCAGCCTGGGTGGATCCCGCCTCCGGGACACAGCAGTCTGGTTGCCAAG GTCCAAGGACCTTAAAAAACCTGGAGGTAGAAAGCAGTAG